A region from the Sphingomonas brevis genome encodes:
- a CDS encoding acyl-CoA dehydrogenase family protein, protein MTRTGLDWLDWPFLEERHRQLHARVSDWCAENIGEHHDDDVDTECRNLVASLGSAGILKLCVADGDRLPDVRSLALTRALLASCSGLADFAFAMQGLGSGAISLSGSEAQKADWLPKVASGEAIAAYALTEPETGSDAANIAMRAEQIGGEWRLTGEKSYISNGTIADVLTVFARTGSVEEGARGISAFIVRGDDSGLSVAERIEVIAPHPLARLSFDGVSAELLGTEGEGFKIAMQTLNLFRVTVGAAAVGFASRALREAVGFATTRKLGAGTLADNAVTQEKLAEMALAIDASALLVARAAWQQDMGKADNRRAAAMAKLHATDEAQKVIDMAVQMHGGLGVTRGAKVEELYREIRALRIYEGASEVQRMVIAKDLLKEHGR, encoded by the coding sequence GTGACTAGGACAGGCCTCGACTGGCTCGACTGGCCCTTCCTCGAGGAGCGCCATCGCCAGCTTCATGCCCGCGTCAGCGACTGGTGCGCCGAGAATATCGGCGAACATCATGACGACGATGTCGACACCGAGTGCCGCAATCTGGTCGCTTCGCTGGGTTCGGCGGGAATATTGAAGCTGTGCGTTGCCGATGGCGATCGGTTGCCCGATGTCCGCAGCCTGGCGCTGACCCGAGCCCTGCTCGCCAGCTGCTCCGGCCTAGCCGACTTCGCCTTCGCCATGCAGGGTCTTGGGTCGGGCGCGATCTCGCTGTCGGGGAGCGAGGCGCAAAAGGCCGATTGGCTGCCCAAGGTCGCATCGGGCGAAGCCATCGCCGCCTATGCGCTGACCGAACCGGAAACCGGCAGCGATGCCGCCAATATCGCCATGCGCGCCGAACAAATCGGCGGCGAATGGCGCCTGACCGGCGAGAAAAGCTACATCAGCAACGGCACCATTGCCGACGTGCTGACAGTGTTCGCCCGCACCGGCTCCGTCGAAGAGGGAGCGCGCGGCATTTCCGCCTTCATCGTGCGCGGCGACGATAGCGGCCTGTCCGTCGCCGAACGGATCGAGGTGATCGCCCCCCACCCGCTGGCGCGCCTCAGTTTCGACGGCGTAAGCGCCGAGCTGCTCGGCACGGAGGGCGAGGGCTTCAAGATCGCCATGCAGACGCTGAACCTGTTCCGGGTGACGGTCGGTGCCGCCGCGGTCGGCTTCGCCAGCAGGGCGCTGCGGGAAGCGGTTGGCTTCGCGACCACCCGCAAGCTTGGCGCCGGTACGCTGGCCGACAATGCGGTAACCCAGGAGAAGCTCGCCGAAATGGCGCTGGCGATCGACGCTTCGGCGCTGCTGGTCGCCCGCGCCGCCTGGCAACAGGACATGGGCAAGGCCGACAACCGCCGCGCCGCGGCCATGGCCAAGCTCCACGCCACCGATGAGGCGCAGAAGGTGATCGACATGGCGGTGCAGATGCATGGCGGGCTCGGCGTCACCAGGGGCGCCAAGGTCGAGGAACTGTACCGCGAAATTCGCGCCCTGCGCATCTACGAAGGCGCGAGCGAAGTGCAGCGGATGGTGATCGCCAAGGATCTTCTCAAGGAGCATGGCCGATGA
- a CDS encoding enoyl-CoA hydratase family protein: MKFNPNSFSPSHFLWDFADGVATITLNRPDKKNPLTFESYDELRSTFWCLDQSWDVKAVVITGAGGNFCSGGDVHEIIGPLTRMDERGLLKFTRMTGDLVKAMRACPQPIIAAVEGVCAGAGAIMAMASDLRLAAPDAKTAFLFTRVGLSGADMGACAILPRIIGHGRAAELLFTGRSFSAEEGHGWGFWNRITANVLGDAQDLALELAGGPNVAHAVTKKQLDAEWHVPIDEAIEQEAQAQALCMQTNDFRRAFEAFADKRKPEFKGD, translated from the coding sequence GTGAAGTTCAACCCCAACAGCTTCAGCCCAAGCCATTTCCTGTGGGACTTCGCCGACGGCGTCGCGACCATCACCCTCAACCGGCCGGACAAGAAGAATCCGCTGACTTTCGAATCCTACGATGAGCTTCGAAGCACCTTCTGGTGCCTCGACCAAAGCTGGGACGTCAAGGCAGTGGTGATCACCGGCGCGGGCGGCAATTTCTGCTCGGGCGGCGATGTCCATGAGATAATCGGCCCGTTGACCAGGATGGATGAGCGCGGGTTGCTCAAGTTCACGCGAATGACCGGCGACCTGGTCAAGGCGATGCGCGCCTGCCCGCAGCCGATCATCGCCGCCGTCGAAGGGGTATGCGCCGGCGCCGGCGCGATCATGGCGATGGCCAGCGACCTGCGACTGGCGGCGCCCGATGCCAAGACGGCCTTCCTGTTCACCCGTGTTGGCCTTAGCGGAGCGGACATGGGCGCCTGCGCGATCCTGCCGCGGATCATCGGCCATGGCCGGGCGGCGGAGCTGCTGTTCACGGGACGAAGCTTTTCCGCCGAGGAAGGCCATGGCTGGGGCTTCTGGAACCGGATTACCGCCAATGTGCTCGGCGATGCCCAGGACCTGGCACTTGAGTTGGCCGGGGGTCCCAACGTCGCCCATGCGGTGACCAAGAAGCAGCTCGACGCCGAATGGCATGTGCCGATCGACGAAGCGATCGAGCAGGAGGCCCAGGCGCAGGCGCTTTGCATGCAGACCAATGATTTCCGCCGTGCCTTTGAAGCATTCGCCGACAAGCGGAAGCCGGAGTTCAAGGGTGACTAG
- a CDS encoding SDR family NAD(P)-dependent oxidoreductase, giving the protein MANDWLLGRHALITGGGTGIGASAATHLHAAGAKISLLGRRMEPLQRTASIVGGKAISCDVTDRDAIARSFDEAREANGPISFLIVNAGIGDSAPFGRTTREAWDRIIATNLSAAFDCAQLGLPDLLAGEDSRLVFIASVAGLRGAAYAAPYAASKHGLIGLMRSMAVEFAQSNMTVNAICPAFVDTPMVDESAERIASVSRRSQDEARQSLAAMNRHGKLIHPDGVATMILTLCLPQSRDVNGAALTIDGGTTA; this is encoded by the coding sequence ATGGCGAACGACTGGCTCCTGGGGCGCCATGCCCTGATCACCGGCGGCGGCACCGGCATCGGCGCTTCGGCCGCGACGCATCTCCACGCGGCGGGCGCCAAAATCTCGCTGCTCGGCCGGAGGATGGAACCGCTTCAGCGGACTGCGTCGATCGTCGGCGGAAAGGCGATTTCCTGTGACGTGACCGACCGCGACGCCATCGCCCGCTCTTTCGACGAGGCTCGGGAGGCGAACGGCCCGATCAGCTTCCTGATCGTCAATGCCGGAATCGGCGACAGCGCACCGTTCGGGCGGACCACGCGCGAAGCATGGGACCGGATCATCGCCACCAACCTCAGCGCCGCGTTCGATTGTGCCCAGCTCGGCCTTCCGGACCTATTGGCCGGGGAAGATAGCCGCCTGGTGTTCATCGCCTCCGTTGCCGGTCTCAGGGGCGCCGCCTACGCCGCGCCCTATGCCGCTTCCAAGCATGGCCTGATCGGGCTGATGCGCAGCATGGCGGTCGAATTCGCGCAGTCGAACATGACCGTCAACGCCATCTGTCCGGCCTTCGTCGACACGCCAATGGTCGACGAATCGGCCGAGCGAATCGCGTCTGTATCCAGGCGCAGCCAGGACGAGGCACGCCAATCGCTCGCCGCGATGAACCGGCATGGCAAGTTGATCCATCCCGACGGCGTCGCGACGATGATCCTGACACTATGCCTGCCGCAAAGCCGCGACGTGAACGGCGCCGCGCTAACCATTGACGGGGGCACCACCGCGTGA
- a CDS encoding S-(hydroxymethyl)glutathione dehydrogenase/class III alcohol dehydrogenase: MKTRAAVAFEAKQPLEIVELDLEGPRAGEVLVEIMATGICHTDAYTLDGFDSEGIFPSILGHEGAGVVREVGPGVASVKPGDHVIPLYTPECGKCKTCLSGKSNLCTAIRATQGKGLMPDGTSRFSHKGQTIYHYMGCSTFSNFTVLPEIAVAKIREDAPFKTSCYIGCGVTTGVGAVTNTAKVQPGDNVVVFGLGGIGLNVIQGARLVGANKIVGIDINPDREEWGRKFGMTDFLNTKGMSREEIVAKIVEITDGGADYSFDATGNTEVMRTALECCHRGWGTSVIIGVAEAGKEIATRPFQLVTGRNWRGTAFGGAKGRTDVPKIVDMYMDGKIAIDPMITHVLTLEEINKGFDLMHAGTSIRSVVVY; the protein is encoded by the coding sequence ATGAAGACCCGCGCCGCCGTCGCCTTCGAAGCCAAGCAGCCGCTCGAGATTGTCGAGCTCGACCTGGAGGGCCCCAGGGCAGGTGAAGTGCTGGTCGAGATTATGGCGACCGGCATCTGCCATACCGATGCCTATACGCTCGACGGGTTCGACAGCGAGGGCATTTTCCCCTCGATCCTTGGCCATGAGGGCGCAGGCGTGGTCCGTGAGGTCGGACCGGGCGTCGCCAGCGTGAAGCCCGGCGACCATGTCATCCCGCTTTACACGCCGGAATGCGGCAAGTGTAAAACCTGCCTCAGCGGCAAGTCCAACCTTTGCACCGCGATCCGGGCAACCCAGGGCAAAGGGCTGATGCCGGACGGCACCAGCCGGTTCAGCCATAAGGGGCAGACCATCTACCATTATATGGGCTGCTCGACCTTTTCGAACTTCACCGTGCTGCCCGAGATCGCGGTCGCCAAGATCCGCGAGGACGCGCCCTTCAAGACGAGCTGCTACATCGGCTGCGGCGTCACCACGGGCGTCGGCGCGGTGACCAATACGGCAAAGGTCCAGCCGGGCGACAATGTCGTCGTGTTCGGGCTCGGCGGCATCGGCCTCAATGTCATCCAGGGCGCCAGGCTGGTCGGGGCGAACAAGATTGTCGGAATCGACATCAATCCCGACCGTGAGGAATGGGGCCGCAAGTTCGGCATGACCGATTTTCTCAACACCAAGGGCATGAGCCGCGAGGAAATCGTCGCCAAGATCGTCGAGATCACGGACGGGGGCGCCGACTATTCGTTCGACGCGACCGGCAACACCGAAGTGATGCGCACGGCGCTGGAGTGCTGCCACCGCGGCTGGGGCACAAGCGTCATCATCGGTGTCGCTGAAGCCGGCAAGGAAATCGCCACAAGGCCGTTCCAGCTGGTCACCGGGCGCAATTGGCGCGGCACTGCTTTCGGCGGTGCGAAGGGTCGTACCGACGTCCCCAAGATCGTCGACATGTATATGGACGGGAAGATCGCCATCGACCCGATGATCACGCACGTCTTGACGCTGGAGGAGATCAACAAGGGCTTTGACCTGATGCATGCGGGGACAAGCATTCGCAGCGTGGTGGTCTATTGA
- a CDS encoding cupin domain-containing protein has translation MADKINLAEKLDGFADHWAPRIVARYNDHEVRLVKVEGEFIWHHHDDTDELFLILEGELDMEFRDRTVTLSPGELIVVPKGTEHRPCARNGEVQLLLIDPKDMPNTGDPATATVAVEI, from the coding sequence ATGGCTGACAAGATCAATCTCGCCGAAAAGCTGGACGGCTTTGCCGATCATTGGGCGCCGCGGATCGTCGCTCGCTACAATGATCATGAAGTGCGGCTGGTGAAGGTCGAAGGCGAATTCATTTGGCACCACCATGACGACACCGACGAGTTGTTCCTGATCCTCGAAGGCGAGCTCGACATGGAATTCCGCGATCGGACGGTGACACTCTCGCCGGGCGAACTGATTGTCGTGCCCAAGGGGACAGAGCACCGCCCCTGCGCGCGAAATGGGGAAGTCCAGCTGCTGCTGATCGACCCGAAGGACATGCCAAATACCGGCGATCCGGCGACAGCGACAGTCGCGGTTGAGATCTAG
- a CDS encoding VOC family protein has product MFSHVMVGSNDLPRSKKFYDALFGKEGRTDDKGRLSYGRRGAVFMVSNPIDGQAACHANGGTIGFGFDTTEEVDAWHAAGCANGGTSCEDPPGYRENALGKLYLAYLRDPDGNKLCGLYRPQQ; this is encoded by the coding sequence ATGTTCAGCCATGTGATGGTCGGTTCGAACGATCTTCCGCGTTCGAAAAAATTCTACGACGCGCTGTTCGGCAAGGAAGGCCGGACCGACGACAAGGGACGGCTGAGCTATGGCCGGCGCGGCGCGGTGTTCATGGTTTCCAACCCGATCGACGGACAGGCGGCGTGCCACGCCAATGGCGGAACGATCGGCTTTGGCTTTGACACAACCGAGGAAGTCGATGCCTGGCATGCGGCCGGTTGCGCCAATGGGGGCACATCCTGCGAAGATCCGCCTGGCTATCGTGAGAATGCGCTCGGTAAGCTGTACCTTGCTTATTTGCGCGACCCCGACGGCAATAAGCTGTGCGGCCTGTACCGCCCGCAGCAATGA
- the fghA gene encoding S-formylglutathione hydrolase, protein MTIETVSEVNSHGGVQGVYRHASSSTGTDMAFSLFVPEHEPGARLPVLWYLSGLTCTHANVTEKGEYRAACAEHGIIFIAPDTSPRGEGVPDDADGAWDFGLGAGFYVDATEEPWAANYRMWSYVTSELPGLVAEHFPVDLERQAITGHSMGGHGALTVALRHPGWFRSVSAFAPIVAPGQVPWGEKALGNYLGPDRLPWRAHDAVALIEDGARLDELLVDVGDADPFFERELKPELLERACAGAGMALTLRRQPGYDHSYYFISTFMADHIRWHAEHLNR, encoded by the coding sequence ATGACGATCGAAACCGTCAGCGAGGTGAACAGCCATGGTGGGGTGCAGGGCGTCTATCGCCATGCATCGTCCTCCACCGGCACGGACATGGCGTTCAGCCTGTTCGTGCCCGAACATGAGCCGGGCGCGAGGCTACCGGTACTTTGGTATCTTAGCGGCCTCACCTGCACCCACGCTAACGTCACCGAGAAGGGCGAGTATCGCGCCGCCTGTGCCGAACATGGCATCATCTTCATTGCGCCGGACACTTCGCCAAGGGGCGAGGGCGTGCCGGACGATGCTGACGGAGCATGGGATTTCGGGCTCGGGGCCGGCTTTTACGTCGATGCGACCGAGGAGCCGTGGGCGGCCAATTACCGGATGTGGAGCTATGTCACGTCAGAGCTTCCTGGCCTGGTCGCCGAGCATTTTCCGGTCGACCTGGAACGGCAGGCTATTACCGGTCATTCGATGGGCGGGCATGGCGCGCTGACCGTGGCTCTGCGGCATCCCGGCTGGTTTCGTTCGGTTTCGGCGTTCGCGCCGATCGTCGCTCCAGGCCAGGTGCCGTGGGGCGAGAAGGCGCTTGGAAATTATCTGGGTCCGGATCGCCTGCCGTGGCGCGCTCATGATGCCGTTGCCCTGATCGAGGATGGGGCGCGGCTGGACGAGCTGCTCGTCGATGTCGGCGATGCCGATCCATTCTTCGAGCGCGAATTGAAGCCCGAGCTGCTTGAGCGCGCTTGCGCCGGAGCCGGCATGGCGCTGACGCTGCGTCGCCAACCGGGTTACGACCATAGCTATTATTTCATCTCGACCTTCATGGCCGACCATATCCGTTGGCACGCGGAGCACCTGAACCGGTGA
- a CDS encoding MgtC/SapB family protein, whose amino-acid sequence MARGAPEPVTSGFEPWVQQALCVGSGLLVGMLVGLERGFKLRDQPEGQRVAGVRTFSLLGLGSGAAGLIGPAQPMVAGALVLGMLGFLGLAYAPKLKARGDATSPIAAAATIAVAFLAGMGSIGLALASTAVIVLILAMREELHGFVGKFDERDVKALARFTVIALGVLPFLPNESMGPYGAWNPWKLWWVVVLVTGFSFAAYVANRIFGARRGTIATALIGGAYSSTAVTQSLAQRLGSKEAGGAEAAGIALASAVMYLRVIVLVALLAPRILPAFVLVVAPALAVAWIAGWWLYRRASQCEGPSPPGNPIALGPALGFLLFIAVAAVIARWAEGQFGAEGIAVLLLIMGSMDVDAAIVTAGGLPAEAIAAALAALALGGTILANMSVKLGITLVYARGKGVSAALALGASMAALTASLIAGWLRL is encoded by the coding sequence TTGGCACGCGGAGCACCTGAACCGGTGACGTCCGGCTTCGAACCGTGGGTTCAGCAGGCGCTGTGCGTCGGGTCGGGATTGCTGGTCGGCATGCTGGTCGGCCTGGAACGCGGCTTCAAGCTGCGCGACCAGCCGGAGGGCCAACGGGTTGCCGGGGTCCGTACCTTCAGCCTTTTGGGCCTGGGCTCGGGCGCGGCCGGGCTGATCGGTCCCGCCCAGCCGATGGTGGCGGGGGCACTTGTCCTCGGCATGCTGGGTTTCCTCGGGCTCGCCTATGCCCCCAAGCTGAAAGCCAGGGGCGATGCCACCAGCCCTATCGCCGCCGCCGCGACGATCGCGGTGGCGTTCCTCGCCGGGATGGGCAGCATCGGCCTGGCTCTCGCCAGCACGGCCGTCATCGTCCTGATCCTTGCAATGCGCGAGGAATTGCATGGCTTCGTCGGCAAGTTCGACGAACGCGATGTCAAGGCGCTCGCCCGGTTCACGGTGATCGCGCTCGGTGTGCTGCCATTCCTGCCCAACGAGTCCATGGGGCCTTATGGCGCGTGGAATCCGTGGAAGCTGTGGTGGGTGGTCGTGCTGGTCACCGGATTTTCCTTCGCGGCCTATGTCGCCAACCGCATCTTTGGGGCGCGTCGGGGCACGATCGCGACCGCGCTCATCGGCGGCGCCTATAGCTCCACGGCCGTTACCCAATCGCTTGCGCAGCGCCTTGGCTCGAAAGAGGCGGGCGGCGCGGAGGCAGCCGGGATCGCCCTCGCCAGCGCGGTTATGTACCTGCGTGTCATTGTGCTGGTTGCGTTGCTCGCGCCGCGCATACTGCCGGCGTTCGTGCTGGTCGTGGCGCCTGCATTGGCGGTCGCCTGGATCGCCGGCTGGTGGCTCTATCGCAGGGCGTCGCAGTGCGAAGGTCCCAGCCCGCCAGGGAACCCGATCGCGTTGGGTCCCGCGCTTGGGTTCCTGCTGTTTATCGCCGTCGCGGCAGTCATCGCGCGCTGGGCCGAAGGCCAGTTTGGCGCGGAGGGGATCGCCGTCCTTTTGCTGATCATGGGGTCGATGGATGTCGATGCGGCGATCGTCACCGCTGGCGGGCTGCCTGCCGAAGCCATCGCCGCGGCCCTGGCCGCGCTGGCACTTGGCGGAACAATCCTTGCCAACATGTCGGTCAAGCTCGGAATCACACTCGTCTATGCGCGGGGAAAGGGCGTGAGCGCGGCGCTTGCGCTCGGCGCGAGTATGGCCGCACTGACGGCTAGCCTGATCGCGGGATGGCTAAGACTTTGA
- a CDS encoding winged helix-turn-helix domain-containing protein, with translation MILVVSHRESERRYLSRILAGAGFAAIAVASLEDAEAATIDRTPSVMIADLGREPGIEPGAVRNSIAVYFETPIEVPVIAIVPKRCAELGTAALAAGAIDVLFRPLVERELLIRLRSVLKRWHVAMTPAPLIDGKLTLVENKILAHLDARRGKPVANDELIGHLGGIHSVAHLRLLIAGLRQKLHLHSPPRSIATVRGVGYSLIVD, from the coding sequence ATGATTCTGGTCGTCAGCCACCGAGAATCAGAACGACGCTATCTGTCGCGCATTCTGGCCGGCGCCGGCTTTGCGGCGATTGCCGTTGCGTCGCTGGAAGATGCCGAGGCAGCGACGATCGACCGGACGCCGTCAGTCATGATCGCTGATCTTGGGCGCGAGCCGGGGATCGAGCCCGGCGCGGTTCGCAACTCGATCGCCGTCTATTTCGAAACTCCGATCGAAGTGCCTGTCATTGCCATCGTCCCGAAACGATGTGCCGAGTTGGGGACGGCCGCCCTGGCGGCTGGAGCAATTGACGTCTTGTTTAGACCGCTGGTGGAGCGCGAATTGTTGATCCGGCTGCGGTCGGTCCTCAAGCGCTGGCATGTCGCCATGACGCCCGCCCCCTTGATTGATGGCAAGCTGACACTCGTGGAAAACAAGATCCTCGCCCATCTCGATGCACGGCGCGGCAAGCCTGTCGCCAACGATGAGCTGATCGGTCATTTGGGCGGCATTCATAGTGTTGCCCACCTGCGCCTGCTGATTGCCGGGCTGCGCCAAAAGCTCCATTTACATTCGCCGCCGAGGTCGATCGCGACCGTCAGAGGAGTCGGCTATTCGCTGATCGTCGACTGA
- a CDS encoding autotransporter domain-containing protein produces the protein MGTKVRFEDDKSLRGKIGGRVGFPFAAGGGNGGLFYAGGAWVHEFEGDGHIELGDDGAIELRVHQPRDYADFNAGISIEGKGTMSGFLEGTAKVGKDDYGSIGIRGGLRLNF, from the coding sequence ATGGGCACCAAGGTCCGGTTCGAAGACGACAAGAGCCTGCGCGGCAAGATCGGCGGGCGGGTCGGTTTCCCGTTCGCGGCCGGCGGCGGCAATGGGGGCCTGTTCTACGCCGGCGGCGCCTGGGTCCATGAGTTCGAAGGCGACGGCCATATCGAACTCGGGGACGACGGAGCGATCGAACTCCGGGTCCATCAACCGCGCGACTATGCCGATTTCAACGCCGGCATTTCGATCGAAGGGAAGGGCACCATGTCCGGCTTCCTCGAAGGAACCGCCAAGGTCGGCAAGGACGACTATGGCAGCATTGGTATCCGCGGCGGACTGCGGCTCAACTTCTAG
- a CDS encoding YSC84-related protein produces MNGIRHWLVAASLILASVANPFVEQARAATAAELNADGKAALNNLYAKSDRAKRYARDAHAILVFPKIVKAGLMIGGMGGEGVLFVKGKAVGYYKIGAASFGLQAGGQSFSYALFLMNDKALTYLKKSDGWAIGSGPSVVVVDKGAAMSTTSTTIAKDVYAMPFGQKGLMAGLGLEGSKITRIER; encoded by the coding sequence GTGAACGGCATTCGACATTGGCTTGTGGCGGCAAGCCTCATTCTGGCCAGCGTGGCCAATCCATTCGTGGAGCAGGCCCGCGCGGCGACAGCCGCCGAACTCAACGCCGACGGCAAGGCGGCGCTCAATAACCTTTACGCCAAATCGGACCGGGCCAAGCGCTATGCCCGGGATGCCCACGCGATCCTGGTGTTTCCCAAGATCGTCAAGGCCGGCCTGATGATCGGCGGCATGGGCGGAGAGGGCGTGTTATTCGTCAAAGGAAAGGCCGTCGGCTATTACAAAATCGGAGCCGCTTCCTTCGGCCTGCAGGCCGGCGGACAATCGTTCAGCTACGCGCTCTTCCTGATGAACGACAAGGCGCTCACCTACCTGAAAAAGAGCGACGGATGGGCGATCGGATCCGGTCCGAGCGTGGTGGTGGTGGACAAGGGTGCGGCAATGAGCACCACGTCCACGACGATCGCGAAGGACGTTTACGCCATGCCGTTCGGACAGAAGGGCCTGATGGCAGGCCTCGGGCTCGAAGGGTCAAAGATCACGCGGATCGAGCGATGA
- a CDS encoding SixA phosphatase family protein: protein MKQAEGGLMLRTIVAGLLLILAACVTPRSTPPQPNYYVMRHLHTPAGVNDPDLTAEGQRYAIAVADWFRRDPPDVIYVSSPKRAQQTAAPLAARLKLTPKVYDPKDTAALVAAVKAEHGTILIVGHSNTVPDIVEQLGGTRPPPLVHEDFSDIWHIAGPGHVTTRDKLKL from the coding sequence ATGAAACAGGCGGAGGGCGGGTTGATGCTTCGGACGATCGTTGCCGGTTTGCTCTTAATCCTGGCGGCTTGCGTCACGCCGCGCTCGACCCCGCCCCAGCCCAACTATTATGTGATGCGCCATCTGCACACGCCGGCGGGCGTCAACGACCCCGACCTCACCGCCGAAGGCCAGCGCTATGCCATTGCCGTGGCCGACTGGTTTCGACGCGATCCGCCCGACGTCATCTATGTGAGCAGCCCGAAGCGCGCCCAGCAGACCGCCGCACCGCTCGCCGCGCGGCTCAAGCTCACGCCCAAGGTTTACGACCCGAAAGACACCGCCGCACTGGTTGCCGCGGTTAAGGCGGAGCACGGCACAATTTTGATCGTCGGCCACAGCAACACCGTCCCCGACATCGTCGAGCAGCTAGGCGGGACCCGCCCCCCACCGCTCGTTCACGAGGATTTCAGCGACATCTGGCACATCGCCGGCCCTGGCCACGTCACAACCCGGGATAAGCTGAAGCTGTAA
- a CDS encoding FABP family protein: MDIPDDIFTEPDKAVDTLANLGPLRRLAGIWEGNRGHDINPKGDGPEHRDYSERIVMQPIDAQPNGPQLFYGLRYHVHINSPEEAITFHDQVGYWLWEPATGLVLQTVAIPRGQVAIAAGHAAPDARKLVLKAERGTSEYGICSTTFLELAFRTDSYTIEVDFHDDGSWSYVLDTILQVHGQAEPFLHRDRNRLFKVGEPDLNPWAKLDSE, encoded by the coding sequence ATGGACATCCCTGACGACATTTTCACCGAGCCCGACAAAGCGGTCGACACGCTTGCCAACCTAGGGCCGCTGCGCCGGCTTGCCGGCATCTGGGAAGGAAACCGCGGGCACGACATCAATCCCAAGGGCGACGGGCCCGAGCACCGCGACTATTCCGAGCGGATCGTGATGCAGCCGATCGACGCGCAGCCCAACGGCCCGCAGCTGTTCTACGGCCTGCGCTATCATGTCCACATCAACTCGCCCGAGGAAGCAATCACCTTTCACGACCAGGTCGGCTACTGGCTGTGGGAGCCCGCGACCGGACTGGTCCTGCAAACCGTGGCGATCCCGCGCGGCCAGGTGGCGATCGCCGCGGGCCATGCTGCCCCGGACGCCAGGAAGCTGGTGCTGAAGGCGGAGCGGGGCACGAGCGAATATGGCATCTGCTCGACCACCTTTCTCGAGCTGGCGTTCCGCACCGACAGCTACACGATCGAGGTCGATTTCCACGACGACGGGTCATGGAGCTACGTCCTCGACACGATCCTGCAGGTCCATGGGCAGGCCGAGCCATTCCTGCATCGCGACCGCAACCGCCTGTTCAAGGTCGGAGAGCCCGACCTGAATCCATGGGCGAAGTTGGATAGCGAATAA